From Deltaproteobacteria bacterium, one genomic window encodes:
- a CDS encoding phosphoglycerate kinase: MSYIDDVDLREKRVLIRVDFNVPVDENGNITDDTRIRGSLPTINYALDEGAKVILMSHMGRPKGNVVPSLSLSPVAKRLGRLLHKEVQMAPDCIGSQVESMIQGMLSGEIVLLENLRFHGEEENNDSNFGKKLASLCHVYVNDAFGTAHRAHASNAAIINYVDESVAGFLMRDEITYFERSMENPMRPLVAVIGGAKVSGKLKAVENLLHKVDKLIIGGGMAFTFLKAWGYNVGKSLVEEEMIDVAFNVIEKAKKSRIKLYLPIDCVVADRFDANAETKVLPIQEIPDEWMGLDIGPATTTLFAEALQNAKTIIWNGPMGVFEMDAFSRGTYAMVSNVANSYALTIVGGGDTDVAIHRVGESSKISYISTGGGAFLELLEGKQLPAFKALMESSEKKRGEMS, from the coding sequence ATCAGCTATATAGATGACGTTGACCTTCGGGAAAAAAGGGTGCTTATCAGGGTAGACTTTAATGTTCCCGTAGATGAAAATGGAAATATTACTGATGATACACGGATAAGGGGATCGCTTCCGACAATCAATTATGCCCTTGACGAAGGCGCTAAAGTCATTCTCATGTCCCATATGGGCAGGCCCAAAGGGAATGTGGTGCCTTCCCTGTCGCTTTCGCCTGTTGCCAAACGTTTGGGAAGGCTGCTTCATAAAGAGGTGCAGATGGCGCCTGACTGTATCGGTTCCCAGGTTGAATCGATGATTCAGGGCATGTTGTCCGGTGAAATTGTTCTTCTTGAAAACCTGCGATTTCATGGTGAAGAAGAAAATAATGACAGCAATTTTGGTAAAAAACTGGCTTCACTTTGCCATGTTTATGTTAATGATGCCTTTGGGACAGCCCACAGGGCGCACGCTTCAAATGCTGCCATTATAAATTATGTTGATGAATCGGTCGCCGGTTTTCTTATGAGAGACGAAATTACCTATTTTGAGCGGTCCATGGAAAACCCTATGAGGCCGCTTGTTGCTGTGATTGGAGGCGCAAAGGTATCGGGCAAGCTCAAAGCCGTCGAGAACCTGCTTCATAAGGTCGATAAGCTGATAATCGGTGGCGGCATGGCTTTTACCTTTCTTAAGGCCTGGGGATATAATGTGGGCAAGTCGCTTGTTGAAGAAGAAATGATTGATGTGGCCTTTAATGTGATTGAAAAGGCCAAAAAAAGCAGAATAAAGCTCTATCTCCCTATTGACTGCGTTGTAGCAGACAGGTTTGACGCCAATGCAGAAACAAAAGTGCTGCCTATTCAGGAGATACCTGATGAATGGATGGGGCTCGACATCGGTCCGGCGACTACAACGCTTTTTGCCGAGGCTTTGCAAAATGCAAAGACAATCATCTGGAATGGCCCCATGGGAGTATTCGAGATGGATGCTTTCAGCCGGGGTACTTACGCTATGGTATCGAATGTAGCCAATTCGTATGCCCTGACTATTGTCGGTGGTGGTGATACGGACGTTGCTATTCACAGGGTCGGTGAATCATCAAAAATTTCCTACATATCTACCGGGGGTGGTGCCTTCCTTGAACTTCTTGAGGGAAAACAGTTGCCTGCCTTTAAAGCGCTCATGGAAAGCAGTGAAAAAAAGAGGGGAGAAATGTCCTGA
- a CDS encoding helix-turn-helix transcriptional regulator → MNNFGTKIRKIRKQKKLTLEQLSKKCGIDRTYISKIESGKIRNPYIPTLEKIANGLCVDVEILYPFTSASSSRGEGIDQRKIFTEDLLNEDVAYIMACLQELSKKDKDAFKKIVKVIDDLLVCFKSDD, encoded by the coding sequence ATGAATAATTTTGGAACGAAAATAAGAAAAATAAGGAAACAAAAAAAGCTTACACTGGAACAGTTAAGCAAGAAGTGCGGTATAGACAGGACCTATATCTCAAAAATCGAGTCCGGAAAAATCAGAAATCCCTACATTCCAACCCTGGAAAAAATAGCTAATGGCCTCTGTGTGGATGTTGAAATTTTGTATCCATTCACGTCTGCTTCCAGTTCCAGGGGTGAAGGGATTGATCAAAGAAAAATTTTCACAGAAGACCTCCTTAATGAAGATGTGGCATATATCATGGCCTGTCTCCAGGAATTAAGCAAAAAAGATAAAGACGCTTTCAAAAAAATCGTTAAAGTCATTGATGATTTATTAGTCTGCTTCAAATCTGACGACTAA
- a CDS encoding PAS domain S-box protein, which translates to MSDSLCDTPSPLKILLVEDVTFDRALFREALKKSPVNIDITDCTGAEEALKILDSDPSSYNVIVIDHTLPGISGLELSRIIISKGLNIPIILLTGTGSEEIASEAIKIGINDYIIKGSDSHTKMLPFHINRVFQEDISRKCHLESQKELNYQRVLLEGIFSHTPDAMIVADKDNRIIMCNPASRTLFGYSDEEMIGEKVDFLYDENTRFAFKGKLYIRDSLNRSIPSVMMYRRKKGEVFLGETIASLIKGTYGEVIAYFSHIRDLSDREKVEETKKRQFQINNVLHSILQISFEPLSLSAVIDYTLKAVLSIPGLSFLKKGAIFLTDEDGKYLKLEAQLGLNEESLSSCGALRSGQCDCQWIQSKNISAHIGRTSLSEKVEYSNMDHEGHYCVPILSGNQAMGIINTTIEAGHEKRPEEEWLLNMVANTLAGIIERKRAEDKLRFLGKAIETTNMGVTISDLTGKIIYVNPAEAEMHGYRVNEILGQKTDIFAPAEIVKPLGLDQLPELSDRRRESINVRKDGSRFPVYLLSDVVNDEQGNPVGFVTTCEDITKRKKAEEELKDSYEQIRNLAKHLETAREEERKRVSRDIHDELGQMLTVISFDVAWLAGKINKKDQAARNKIKETMEHIDLLIEKVQAITSELRPAILDNLGLVAGMEWHAGRFEKSTDIKCIVNILNEIPELDEALSTEIFRIFQESLTNAARHSKATKVVVNMKKVNNRLSLIIRDNGEGIEEEKIKALSSVGIIGMRERIRPWGGKLDITGVRGVGTTVEIIIPTC; encoded by the coding sequence TTGTCAGATAGTTTATGTGATACACCAAGTCCCCTGAAGATTCTCCTCGTAGAGGATGTCACCTTTGATAGAGCCCTTTTTAGAGAGGCCTTAAAAAAAAGTCCTGTCAATATTGATATTACTGATTGTACAGGAGCAGAAGAGGCTTTGAAAATTCTGGATAGTGATCCTTCCTCATATAATGTCATTGTCATTGATCATACTTTACCGGGCATATCGGGCCTTGAACTTTCCAGGATTATTATTTCAAAAGGCCTGAATATTCCCATTATACTCCTTACAGGAACAGGTTCTGAAGAGATAGCCTCAGAAGCGATAAAAATAGGAATTAATGACTACATTATCAAGGGAAGTGACAGCCATACAAAAATGCTTCCCTTTCATATAAACAGAGTATTTCAGGAAGATATCTCGCGTAAGTGCCATCTGGAATCTCAAAAAGAACTTAACTATCAAAGAGTGCTCCTGGAAGGGATATTCAGCCATACTCCTGATGCCATGATCGTTGCTGATAAAGATAATCGTATTATCATGTGCAACCCGGCATCAAGGACTCTGTTCGGCTATTCTGATGAAGAAATGATTGGTGAGAAGGTTGATTTTCTTTATGATGAGAATACCCGTTTCGCGTTTAAGGGAAAATTATATATAAGGGATAGTTTAAACAGGTCCATTCCATCGGTAATGATGTACAGACGAAAAAAGGGAGAGGTATTTCTCGGTGAAACGATTGCTTCATTGATTAAAGGCACATATGGTGAGGTCATCGCCTATTTCAGTCACATAAGAGATCTTTCAGATAGAGAAAAAGTGGAAGAAACAAAAAAAAGACAGTTTCAGATTAATAATGTTTTGCACTCTATACTTCAAATATCTTTTGAGCCTTTGTCACTAAGTGCAGTTATTGATTATACATTGAAAGCGGTCCTTTCCATACCCGGTCTCTCATTTTTAAAGAAAGGCGCCATTTTTTTAACTGATGAAGATGGTAAGTATTTAAAACTTGAAGCGCAACTCGGGCTCAATGAAGAGAGTCTGAGTTCTTGCGGGGCCTTGCGGTCAGGACAATGTGACTGCCAGTGGATTCAATCTAAAAATATTTCCGCTCATATAGGGAGAACTTCTTTATCAGAGAAAGTTGAATATAGCAACATGGATCATGAGGGACATTATTGTGTTCCCATTCTTTCCGGAAATCAGGCCATGGGTATAATCAACACGACTATTGAGGCGGGTCATGAAAAAAGACCTGAAGAAGAATGGCTGTTAAATATGGTTGCCAATACGCTTGCCGGCATTATAGAGAGGAAGAGGGCTGAAGATAAACTGAGGTTTCTCGGCAAAGCGATAGAGACTACCAATATGGGCGTTACTATTTCTGATCTTACCGGGAAAATAATTTATGTTAATCCTGCGGAAGCAGAAATGCACGGTTATCGTGTAAATGAAATTTTAGGGCAAAAGACGGATATATTTGCCCCTGCCGAGATTGTCAAACCGCTTGGTTTGGATCAGTTGCCTGAACTGAGTGACAGAAGAAGAGAAAGTATCAATGTTCGTAAAGACGGAAGTCGTTTTCCTGTTTATCTCTTGTCGGATGTTGTTAATGATGAGCAGGGAAACCCTGTCGGATTTGTAACCACCTGTGAAGACATTACGAAGCGTAAAAAGGCTGAAGAAGAACTGAAGGATTCTTATGAGCAGATCAGAAATCTTGCCAAGCACCTTGAAACAGCGCGTGAAGAAGAAAGAAAGCGGGTTTCAAGAGACATTCATGATGAACTGGGGCAGATGCTTACAGTGATTAGTTTCGATGTTGCCTGGCTTGCTGGAAAAATTAATAAAAAGGACCAGGCTGCCCGGAATAAGATCAAGGAAACAATGGAGCATATCGATCTTCTTATTGAAAAAGTCCAGGCAATTACATCTGAATTGCGACCTGCTATCCTTGATAACCTCGGTCTCGTTGCCGGTATGGAATGGCATGCCGGCCGCTTTGAAAAATCAACGGATATCAAATGTATTGTGAATATTTTGAACGAAATACCCGAACTGGATGAAGCTTTGTCTACAGAGATATTCAGAATCTTTCAGGAGTCTCTTACTAATGCCGCAAGGCATTCAAAGGCCACAAAAGTGGTTGTTAATATGAAGAAGGTTAACAACAGATTGAGCCTTATTATTCGAGACAATGGTGAGGGCATTGAAGAGGAAAAAATTAAGGCCCTGTCTTCCGTCGGTATTATCGGTATGCGTGAACGGATAAGACCCTGGGGAGGTAAACTTGATATTACCGGAGTAAGGGGTGTAGGCACAACGGTTGAAATAATAATTCCCACCTGCTGA
- the secG gene encoding preprotein translocase subunit SecG, producing MDTLILVVHLIVSLFLIVVVLLQAGKGASIGASFGGSNQTLFGTSQGSFVGKTTAVAATLFMLTSLSLAYISSSASSSSVMEGYETPAPIESLDLGSQMPDQGAAGEGQEAPKAE from the coding sequence ATGGATACACTGATTTTGGTAGTTCATCTCATCGTTTCTCTCTTTTTAATTGTTGTTGTACTCTTGCAGGCCGGTAAAGGCGCAAGTATAGGCGCATCTTTCGGCGGCAGCAACCAGACACTTTTTGGGACTTCGCAGGGTTCTTTTGTCGGAAAGACGACAGCCGTTGCAGCAACCTTGTTTATGCTGACATCACTTTCCCTTGCCTATATTTCATCTTCAGCATCCAGTTCTTCCGTTATGGAAGGTTATGAAACACCGGCTCCCATTGAATCACTGGACCTGGGCAGCCAAATGCCTGATCAGGGCGCTGCCGGTGAGGGACAGGAAGCGCCAAAAGCAGAATAG
- the tpiA gene encoding triose-phosphate isomerase has protein sequence MGRKPVIAGNWKMHTLPSEGARLAADLARLLKEVDGVDVVIAPPYTHLSPVEQRIKSSPVKLAAQNLNANDFGAYTGEVSCPMLKELGCEYVIIGHSERRQYYGETDQSVNEKVQAAVSHNLIPILCVGETLDERESGRTLDVILSQLEGGLKGLSKESAMIIIVAYEPVWAIGTGKTATDEQAQEVHLFIRNSLSRLFDEGLSRAARILYGGSVKPENIDGLMTQPDIDGALVGGASLKAEIFERIVKFKKG, from the coding sequence ATGGGAAGAAAACCGGTTATTGCAGGTAATTGGAAGATGCATACTCTGCCTTCAGAAGGGGCGCGGCTTGCTGCCGACCTTGCGCGTTTGCTTAAGGAAGTTGATGGAGTCGATGTTGTTATTGCTCCTCCTTATACCCACCTTTCTCCGGTTGAGCAGCGCATTAAAAGCAGTCCTGTTAAACTTGCCGCTCAAAATTTGAATGCCAATGATTTTGGCGCCTATACGGGTGAAGTATCATGCCCCATGCTAAAAGAACTGGGCTGTGAATATGTTATAATCGGTCATTCCGAGAGAAGGCAATACTATGGAGAGACCGATCAATCTGTTAATGAAAAGGTTCAGGCTGCCGTCAGTCATAATCTTATACCCATTCTTTGTGTTGGTGAGACACTGGATGAGAGAGAGTCGGGCAGGACCCTTGATGTTATTCTCAGTCAGCTCGAAGGTGGTTTAAAGGGCTTGTCAAAAGAGTCGGCCATGATTATAATAGTTGCCTACGAGCCGGTCTGGGCTATTGGTACGGGAAAGACGGCTACTGACGAGCAGGCTCAGGAAGTTCATCTTTTTATCAGGAATTCGCTTTCCAGGCTCTTTGATGAAGGACTTTCCCGTGCTGCAAGGATATTGTATGGAGGCAGCGTTAAGCCGGAAAATATTGATGGGCTTATGACACAGCCGGACATAGATGGCGCTCTTGTTGGTGGTGCGAGCCTTAAAGCGGAAATTTTTGAAAGAATAGTAAAGTTTAAGAAAGGTTAA